The Pseudalkalibacillus berkeleyi genome contains the following window.
AGCACAATTATATGAGAACGATCGTCTCGTTGAAAGCTCCCTCACCATTCACAAAGGCTACCACGAAATTATGGTATCCCCTGAGTTAATTAATGCATTTCATGCCAGTCATGAACTCCCTCTTTCTAAGCTTACCGAATATCTGCAAACCGATGTCTTTCCACAGGATTTCCTACTCATGAAAAGTAATACAGGGACAAACCAATCCGCTTTAGGACGGGTCCTCATGAAAACAAATAGGCTTGTATGTAGACCATTATTCCATACGGATGATGATTCTTTCATATGGGGTTTACGTCCAAAAAATGTTGAGCAACGTATGTTCTTAGAAATGTTGCTTGATCCTAAAGTTGAAATGGTATGTGCGATCGGTAAAGCTGGTACAGGGAAAACATTACTCGCATTAGCTGCTGCTCTTCACGAGACTCAAGATATGAAGCATTACACGAAAATTACCGTTGCCCGTCCAATCGTTCCAATGGGAAAAGACATCGGATATTTACCTGGGGAAAAGGATGAAAAGCTCCGCCCTTGGATGCAGCCAATCTTTGACAACTTGGAACAGCTTTTCAATATTGATCCTGATTCTAATAAGAAAAATGATAAAAATGGCGGTATGCCTAAGATTGAGAAAGAAATTGAACAATTGAATATGGAAATTGAAGCACTCACCTATATTAGAGGACGGAGCATTCCGAATCAGTTTATCATCATTGATGAAGCACAAAACCTGACGAAGCATGAAGTGAAAACAATTGTCAGTCGTGCTGGAAAAGGAACGAAAATCGTACTGGTCGGGGACCCTGACCAAATCGACCATCCTTACCTCGATTCAGTGAATAATGGACTGACTTACACAATTGAGCGATTAAAGTCTGAAGAAGAAATTGGCATTATCCGACTTTCACGCACAGAACGCTCTAATCTAGCTGAAAAAGCTGCTCGATATCTGTAAATTATTTCGATGTTAAAGTGCCTGATATGCCTCTATGAAAGGATTTTTATCTCCTAGCCATAGACGAGAGACGAACGTTTTTCTTGAAAATATCGGGCACTTTATTTACGCTCGTTTTTCTATTTGAACCTGTCGATATATGTCACCATGTGGTACAATGATATTTGTCTATTTCGTACATAGGAGGCACTTTTATGGATAAAACTCCCTTCATCGCGGTGGAAGGTCCTATCGGTGTCGGTAAAACATCTTTAGCCAAAGCGATTAGTGATCGATTCAATTATCATCTGCTTAAAGAAATTGTCGAAGAGA
Protein-coding sequences here:
- a CDS encoding PhoH family protein, with amino-acid sequence MNKIYILDTNVILHDPASIFKYAGNDVVIPAVVVEEIDSKKRLQDEVGRNAREFGRQYKTLREKYKDRLHEPFPLDHGGTLVIELNHRSFENIKGIFNEDSNDNRILAVAVNIAIEQPKRDVVLVSNDILLIAKADALKKSLNTLNFKAQLYENDRLVESSLTIHKGYHEIMVSPELINAFHASHELPLSKLTEYLQTDVFPQDFLLMKSNTGTNQSALGRVLMKTNRLVCRPLFHTDDDSFIWGLRPKNVEQRMFLEMLLDPKVEMVCAIGKAGTGKTLLALAAALHETQDMKHYTKITVARPIVPMGKDIGYLPGEKDEKLRPWMQPIFDNLEQLFNIDPDSNKKNDKNGGMPKIEKEIEQLNMEIEALTYIRGRSIPNQFIIIDEAQNLTKHEVKTIVSRAGKGTKIVLVGDPDQIDHPYLDSVNNGLTYTIERLKSEEEIGIIRLSRTERSNLAEKAARYL